TTGTTTCGACAAGAACCGCCTGGAGATTCTCCAAGGCAAGTTGCGTTTTGTCCTGTTGAGCGCTCAGCGCTTTTATGATTGGAAACGACGAAGGGGTGCCAACCGCCTCGTACTCAACGGATAAGGAAATGTTGTCTATGTCCTTATGGAGATCGAAAAAAAATTTGGGAGTGGGGGTACTGAAGACATAGAGATTCTCTTCTGCCGAAAGAGCATTTGATCCGCTTGGATGCAGTGCTTCTACTGTGCCATCGAAATATGTCACCGTGATTTCAAGTAACCTTATGGCACAAGGCGCTTGGCATGGTTCGAATTGAAGACGGTTGATATCTGGAACCGATGAGGTGTCAAAAACAAGAGTGCCGGAATTGAAGAAGAAGCTGTGCGTAAATGAATTTTGTCCCGAGAAATCAGCGCCGTTCATGCACCTCAGGGTTGCATCAATGGAGTATGAGTTTGAAATACGATGAATGTCTTGCGACGTAAGGTTGTACATCACTTCTTTTGTTATGTTGAGACCCTCAAGAAGCTCCGCCAGTTCCTGCCAATCGTTGCGTTCATTCTCTTCAGTGGCTTTCCTTTGCAGCCATTCGTACGCTTTCTTTATTACGGGGATTTTCCCCGACGCCTCACACAGTTCTTCCGGTGATGATTGATGATGCCGGAGTCCCTTATCAACGAATGTCGAGCAATAGTCGACAACAGTATCAGCGTGGGAGTCAAAATTGATTTGAAGATACTTTGCCGCTCTTTTGAGCTCGATCTCAGGATCGTCTAAGATGTTTTCATAAGAAACGACGAGGACCGGGTGTTCTCCCACGTTGCAGGCAAACGAGTATACGTATTGAAGCCACATGAGCAGCCCCTGCTTCAGGGTAAAACCGTTGCGTCTGTTCAAGGAGCGGGCAACGTCGAGCGGGTTCCGCAGGGAAAAGATGATGCGGGTTGTTGCGCCGGCTGCCTTCAGCGCAGGCAGCCATAAAGGCAGAAGCAGACAGAGCCGTGGATCCTTCACGCCCCAAAGCCGGTGGCTTTTGCATCGATCGACGATGACAGACTCGAGTTGCGTGATATGATCGGAGTGTCCGTTTTCGAAAAAATCATTTCTCCCGAACAGGGTCAGGCCATGATCCGGGTCCTCACCAAAGGATTCCAATAGGGCCCGGTGCAGTAGCAGGATGTCCAGATCTTCAAAAAAGCCTTTGGGATTGTCTGTCTTTGGGGAGATAAGCTTGTCTCCCATAAATACGCCCAACGCGTTCAACCCGCTGGCCATAAGGCTCGTGCCCGAACGGTGCATTCCCGTGTGGAGAACAACGCTGGAGTGTTTGTTCTCGTTGTTGGCGATTTGCCCCTGTTTTCCTGCCATTTGTGACTCCGGCTGTTGTTGACCAAGTGCTTGGCCAATCAGCTCGGTGCAGCACCGACGACTATGGCATTCGCCTTGTGTAATGATAGCTAAGCGCTCTTTTCTCACGATAGAGACAAGACCTGAGCTATTTTTGATGTGGAGTTTGTTAATGAGGTATTTATTGTAAAAAATATGGAAAGTCGAGTGTGGCTACAGGATGGCCAGACAGCTATACGCTGGAAACGACTGGGGAAGAGTTGCTTTATGAAAGTCTCACCTGGTCCATAAGCCTCGGTTCCAGCCGATCGGGTAGGATGTTCTTGACAATTTAGATATTTTTAACCGGATCATAGTTCTCATTCTTGACTCCATGCCCGTGCCATATATGATCCCTGAATCCTGGTATACCCGACTGCCGGAGTATGTATTTGCCCAATGGGGATCCCTGCATCTCTACCCGCTTGTGGCTGGGACTCTCCGCTCTGCCTTATTGGCCGGGAGAGAAACGCGATTGTAATCAGGACACTAATGAAGAGATTTCATGAATTACTATAAGGCCTTATGCTTGTGTATCACCCCATAAATTGTGCCTCTGTTGCAATAATCATTGTGCATTACGGACGGATAAAGACGACGCTTCGTTGTCTTGCGCAGGTCTTTTCGATTGCTCCAGACGCTTTCGTTGTTGTTTCCAATAACGGTTCGTCGGAAGAGGCCAACGAGTTGGCAGCGTTTGCCAAAGATCACTCCAAGAGAGAATGCCTGCTACGGGATGCCAAGGATGAATCCCTGGATTGGGGGACATTCCTCCTAGCTCGGACCATTATCGTTCATAACGGTGGAAACCTCGGATTTGCAGCCGGATGCAATGTCGGAGTGCGCCTTGCGTTACAGAGAAACGACATCGAGCATATCTGGTTGCTGAACAATGATACCCAGCCGAAAGCCGGATCGATTGAGGCATTGCTTGGGTGTGCGGCGAAACATCCCGATGCTGTCATTGGTTCAACCGTAGTCGACATGAATGCGGCAGGGAGCAATGAGGAAGCCAGGATTCAAGTGGCGGGCGGAGTACGTTACAACCCACTGTCTACGCGTATTTACCCCGCGCACGAAGGCGCATCGCTCCTTGACCTTGATTCGCTGCCGCGCCCCAGGCTGGATTACATATATGGAGCCAGCTTGTTCACCTCTTCTGAAATTTTCAGAAAAGTAGGGCTGTTGGATGAATCTTATTTCCTCTTTTATGAAGAACTGGACTTTTGTAGACGCGCGACGATGCTCGGATACGGATTGCACTGGTGCCGGGAATCGCACGTCCTTCATGGCGTAAGCGAAAGCGTTGGGCGTCCGGGTTCTGCTTCGAATGAGCAGATGCGAATTGCGGCATTTCATGAAGCTCGCTCGACGATACTATTTACCCGCAGGCATCATGCGGGGCTGTTGCCGTTTGCCTTGTTGGCCCGGTTGATCGTCAAACCCTTGTGGTTGGTCATGCGAGGCGAGCATCAAACCATTGGGCCGGCTCTTCGGGGCGTGTGGGCCGCTTTTATTGAATGAGATCTCCGAAGGCTTTTCATAGGCTTCCATGGCCTAAGTGCTGTGAGCCGGATTCTCTTCCAGGTAGTTGCTGAACTCGCCGACACGCTTTGTCTTGCCTGTCTCAGCAACTCGATGGGGGTAGGTGTTCACTTGTTGACATCAGTCGAGTTGTGCACCGAATTTATGTGAGAATAGCCACACAGAAAGCTGGATTAAAAAAATGGACTTTCAAGGTAGGAAAAGTGATTTAAGATACCGAGTTTTCGGTTTTTTGGTCGAGAGAGGGAAAACGCTCCGCAATATCCATGTGTGAAGAGTTTGGGAAGAACAATTTTTCAGATTCAGAATCGTAGAGCCCAAAGAATAATATATTCTTCGAAATAACAGTCTATTTTAATAGTAATGATGAATTTAGCCCCCCAAGCAAAAATTGTTAATGAATGCAAACAGCTTCTTCAGCAAGATCAGATCGAAGAAGCGGAGCAGCTGTTAATCGACTGTGCCCAATCCTTTCCAGATGCCTTTGAAGTAAAGAAGATAGCTGCCGGTATCGCTATGAAGAGGGCTGATTTTGATTCTGCGTATATAAAAAATTCAGAACTCGTCAAAGAGTATCCGGATGATGCTACTGGATACCTTGGAATCGGTAGTGTCCTTTTAAAGCAAAATATTTTCGATGAAGCAGAAGATGTGTTTCGCTTTTGCGCTAAGTCATTTCCTGACAACCTTGAGGCAAAAGACAAATATGCACTAGTCGCATTGAAAAAGCTGGATTTTGAAGCTGCATATGCAAGATATGTAGATATTTTAAACGAATACCCGGACAGTGCTATCGGATACCTCGGAGTGGGCAATGTTTTCCTTGGACTGAATCACTATGACGCGGCTGAGGAAATGTTTCTTAATTGTATGCAGTTGTTTCCGGACTGTATTGATGCAAGAGAGCAGCATGTATATGTAGCGCTGAAAAAAGGGGATATTGATGCGGCCTACGACAGAGTGCAAAAAATAATTGAGGATCATCCGAACAATGTCGGAGGACATCTTAAATATATTGAGACTTTGATACGAAAGAGTTGTTATTGCGAGGCGGAAGAAGCTGTAAAAAATTTAATTCTGAAATTTAGCGATCGTTTTTCTGCTAATTACGGAATTTTGGTGATTTATAATAAATATTTGAGGCAAGACTTTTACTCTTCTATGCCTTTTTTTACAGATCTTGCATCTTTAGCCTACAATAATATTGTCGATAATGCAGATCTTTCTAAAAACTGTTTTGATAGAAATAAGCTAATGTATGGTGCTTTACTGGGTGCAAAGAATATCAAAACAAGAATTACGCACAGACCATCCCCTAAGCGAAGTAATACTATAGCTATCTTTGGAGATTCCAGCATTACGACGTCTTTGTGTCATCCAGAGTATTTCCAGAAAAAAGGATTCGATACTGATTTTTTCCACATAGGTGGGGCCACCATAACCGGACTAGGGAAGGACAATTCGCGGTTGGGAGTGTTCGATAAAATTGAACAGTATGTTGTTAATCAAAGGCCGCAGTATCTTTTCCTAAAGTTCGGGCAAGGAGATTTGGAGTTTGGGTATTATTACAGGAAGTTTATAAAGCAGGAAGTTCTCAGTTTCTCAGAGTTTTGTGCTTTTCTGATTGATACGTACAGGAAGAGGATCAACCAGATTAATGATTTGACAACGATTGTTGTTCTAGGAGTGGATTATCCCAGTCTTATTGGAAAGCGGCAATGCGCAAAGCGTACGATGGATATCATTACGCGTGACCGTGATTGGCGTAGTGTCAATGTCGCTTTGTTCGATACGTTACTCTCTACTCAGCCTTCAATAACTGAAAGAACTGATAATTCATTTAAATTCAATTCTATGCTACGAAAAATGTGCCGTGAATTAGGGTGCTATTTTTCAGATACGAAGGATATCTTTTGGGCCAACGGTCATTCTTGCCTAGATATTTATTATCAACCTCATTTTGATCATCATTACCTTACAACAGAACATTTGAAGATCCGCTGTATAGACCATGTTCTAAACACTGTAATGAGCAGCCGAAAGTCTGCATAGTCCTCTACTGGCAACATTGAAGGTGAAAAACATGAATTATCTGCAGCTTCCACCAATCAAGTACTTTCTTGGGTAGTGATGTCTTTGTCATTCATCAATAAGCTCCAAAGAAAGGTCCGTACTCTTTCTCTGCGGCCAAGGGATAATCATAATTCCAAGGCTGCTTGTGCTGTTCCGCCAGGAAAAGTTGATTTCTCGGATGTCGTTACACTGCTTGAGGAGAAGGTCGGTTTTGGAGCATTGAAGCTGGCCCATGGTTTTTGGGAGCATTGTTCAATGTTTCTCAATGACTTGAAAAACGCCGGTGTTTTAGATTGTGAAGATAGGGAAGAGTGGAAGAGTTGTTTTTCGAAATATAGCTCAATGTGTCCTTGGGAGCTTTTTGTCGAGATCACAGAGATTCTGAGCAATGCAGACAAAGATCCTTCATTCAAAATATTTGTGTCCTGCTACGGCTGGAGAAATGGTGGAGATATAGAAGGAACTCCGATGGTTGGACGTTCCCAGGTTGAAAGCGCAATTGATTATTTTGTACAGGGAAAAGTCGAACTGTCAGATGCTTTATTCTTGAAAGAAGCTGCTTATGATCTTGAGCTCGATAGGTTGCTGAAAACCATACAAGATTATGATGTCATAATCGTCGGCCCGGATTATGTGCGAAACTTTGGCTACTTCGCTAAATTTACAAATTGGAGTTTTGTAGCCGTTAGTGAGCGCAATGCCGCTTGGGAACGTGAGAAAATATTGTCCGCGGTGGAGGACAGAGTTCTCAAGGCACAGGGGAGGTATGTTGTCTGCCTCATAGAAGCTGGCGGGGCGACAAGTGCATGGTTGTCGTACCGTCTACACAAGCAGTTCCCGGACAATGCGTTTCTACCAATGGGACAGACTCTAAACCTGTGTAACATTTCAAAAATTGAGAATATCAACTGGTTTAAAATGTACCGCAGGGAAATCTGTCAGTGTATCAAGCAGATCAATCCTGAATGGACACTGAAAGATGAGGCCTTCACATCTGAAAGCCGCTATTTTGATTGTATTGCCGAGAAGCGCTGGGAATGCTTGGTCAATGGCTATGACATAACCGGTCTTGCCTTGGCTGAAAAAGAAAAAATCTCTGATTTAGGTGAACCGCCTGTTGCGTTTATTGAAAATAAAGACATAGATTTCAGTATTGTTCAGGAAGTTCTTGGTCTTTCCAAAGGGCAAAACCATTGGGCCAATTTTGGCCCTGTCAGTGTCCTTTTGGAGAAATACATTTCGCAGTTGATTCATTTGGATTGCGACAAGCGTGTTGTCATGTGCAAAAGTGGAACCGAAGCGTTGTTAACCCTGGTTTCACTGGCAAACCTAAAAAGCGGAAAGAGACTAAGGTGGGTTGTAAGCGCTTTTGGGTTTATAGCTTCCAATATAGGTGTCCTCTCAGATGCACACGTTGTTGATTGCGATGAGGACGGGATTCTTTCCTTCGAAGATTTACTCGATATCCCGATTGATTCCTGGGATGGAGTGATCCTGACCAATCCTTTCGGGGTCGGCTCCGACTTCAGTAGAATTACGGCGTATTGCAACGAGAATGGTAAGGAACTGATCGTTGATAATGCCACTGCCTTGTTCACACCGACCAGGAACCGCAACTCGTCATCCGAGGTCGTGAGTTTTCATCAGACAAAACCCTGGGGGCAGGGAGAAGGGGGATGCGCGATTCTGCCTGCTGAGGATGAGCCCTCATTTCGCTCTCTTTTGAATTTTGGCGTCGGGCTAGATGATAATGCGCGGGAGTATGCCCGGAATGGGAAAATATCGGACTTCAGCTGTGCGCTCATTTATCAGCGCCTTGTTCGTTTGCCAGGGTGGGAAAGGGGGTATATTCTTCAAGCTAGGAAAGTCTGGAAGGCGGTACAAGATAGCGGGCTGCAATTGCTTTCAGGGACCAACAATAATCAAATCACCGGGCATCTCCCTGTTTTATTTGATAAACCCGTCTCCAAGAGTAAGATCGTCAATCCCGTATGCACGTTAAGAAAATATTATAATCCGTTAAGCAATAAGCACCCAAGGGCGAATGATATTTTCGGAAGAATTGTGAATGTTCCTTGCCATCCAGGTATGGCGGCTGTCTCTGAGGATGCCCTGAGGCAGTTGCTTATTCAGCTATCATTGGGCGATCAATGAAATTCCAGTTCTGTATCTCTATGGCCTGGCTGCACTACTCCCTGAAACCGCATACGTGGAACGACAACTTCAATGCGTTTGAAAGAGCAATGTATGGACGATAAGTGGCGTATATTAGTTGTTGGAGCCAGCGAGTCCAACAGAAGGCGTCCTCTCTCACTAGGCGCGGAAGTGAACCAAAGTTGGGCGAAAAGAGTCGAACAACGCAATGATGTTTGCGGCTATTGGCCGACTTTTTTTATGCACGCCCTTGATGCGCGTAATTGCGGAAGTGAGCCTCCTGACAAAGATGCTCTCCGTGATTTTGGCACAGGCCGTTATTTGTATGACCGCAGCCTGATTTACGAATGGGATTCCGCGCTATTATGGAACGTCGCGATGCCAGCTAACGTGGCCAGATTCGGACTGTATTATCTGTCGGTTCATCGCGAGCTCTTCCGTGTTTTTTCTCCGGATATCATAGTGTTATGTCTCGGCTCGGTCGATTGCTTGGAGTTTGGTGGGTCCAGAGCATCCGAAGACATACTCGAATTGGGACAAGTAGAAGGACTGGTTCCTGGTGAAAGTTTGCAGTTCGATTATTGCAGCACGGCTGAAGAATTTTATGATGTGATGCATGAAGTCGCAGAGACCATTACATGGATTAATCAGGATGCAATTGTCGTGCATCTGGATGCTGTTGTAAGTCCGAGAGCAAGCCGCAGGATAATCGAAAGAATTCGTTCATTTAACGAGGCTGCCCGGTGCATTAGTCGGGAGTTCAGCTTTAAGCACGTTTCACATCCGCTGTTGGAAAAATCTGCTGGTGATGCATTGTATCACTGGCTGAGAAGGGACGACAACCATCCCACAGATGCCATGAATGCCGAATTGGCAAAGAATATACTTAGACATGTTCCTCTTGGCCGACCTGCTCGCTTCGCCTCAAGAGAGACACCCGTGCCGGTTCTTAGGGTAAGCGATTGGACCAAGGAGCGTCGTATATGATCTTGAAAACACCTTTTGTTTTTCAGCATTCCTCGGTGAAATGCGATGTCCGCGGGTTTACTCTTCGCCCTGGCGACATTGTTAAAACAGGGGATTATCTTGCAGAGGTCCGTTACGAAGTTGTTGACGATATGTATTCAGACTGTCCCGTGGTTCAGTATGGCGATATTGTAGCCGAAGCCGAAGGAGTTGTTCGAAGTGTCGAAGAAAATCTTTCCGGTCCGATGGGCCTGATCCTTGGGGAAATTGGGGATGCTCCCGGTGACTTTCCGGTAACTTTCGTCATGTTTTGAGGAAGTAATGTCCGAATTGATAAAGTTGATCCTGGTTGATCTGGACAACACCCTTTGGGAAGGGACCCTACTTGAAGATGGTTTGGAGAATCTCCGATTGAATCAGCCCTTGCTCGACCGGCTTACCCAGCTGGATGAACAGGGGGTTTTGCTGGCTGTAGTCAGCAAAAATCATCAGGGTGATGTTGAAAAGGCTCTTTCTCACTTCGGAATTGCGGATTTGTTTATTTCATACAAAGCTTCCTTCGAGCCGAAATCCTCTGGCGTTCGCAATGTATTGAGCCTTGTGCGTTTTGCTCCCTCCGCCTGTCTGTTTGTGGACGATATGGCTTGGGAGCGGGAAGAAGTGAAAAGTGCCTTTCCTGAAATCCGGGCGGTTTCACCGGAAGAATTCCTCAGGCTGGGTCTTGCCCCGGAGGTTTGGGCCTACGCCAGTTCGCCTGAGGTCGGGAACATTAGGAAATTGTCGTATCGCAATCAGCAGGTACGCAATCGCGCTGAGGAAGAGTATTCCGGCTCGTTTCGTGAATTTTTGCGGCAAAGCGGTTTGCTGGTAAAAGTCGCTCCGGCGACCGAGATGTCCGCCGATCGGATCAGCGAACTGACCCAGCGCACAAACCAGATAAACTTTTCACCGACACGGTACAGCCCAGAGCAGATTCGCCAACTTCTTGTTTCCACTGAACATAAGTGCTTCATAGCTACGGCTTATGATCGCTACGGCGATTATGGGATGATGGGGTTCGCCTGCTTGCGGTTTGAAAAGAGTCAGGCTGTGATTCAGGACTTGATGCTTTCCTGTCGGATCCAGGGAAAGTCCGTTGAATCAGCCTTTATTGCCGTCCTGGCGGAAAAGGCGAAATCTTTTGGGGCGGATAGTTTGATCGGTCTCTACAAGCCAACCCGACGTAATGGGCAAATATCCGGAGCATACCAGAAATTAGGGTTCGCACAGGTCGGGGAGAAAGGAGAATACCAGCAATTCCTGATCTCACTGGGCGATGCCGCCTTGCCCCGTCCGGAACACATCAGGGTTGTCATTTCCGAGAAGCCGCTACAGGAAGCAGAAACAGGGCTTCCCTTCATCCGTAATATCGTAAAAGAATGCGTTGTTGCGGGACTGCTCAAAGGAAATATTTTGGATATCGGGGCCGGATGGGATGGCGTGCTGGGAGATGATTGCGATGAGTTCCTTGAAGTGAATGGAAGCAAGCACACGCGGCTGGATATTGAACGTTTTCCCCGCACTGATATTGTTGCGAATGCCCAGGACATGGTCGAGATAGCCGATGGAACATTTGATTCGGCGCTTTGTCTGGAGGTGCTCGAGCATTGCACAGACCCGTTTGCACTCAGTCGAGAACTGCTCCGTGTTCTCCGAAGTGGCGGAACGGCCGTAGTCTCAGCTCCAATGAATTTTTCCATCCACGATACTCCCGGTGATTATTGGCGTTTTACTCCGGATGGTTTAAAACTTCTGTTCAAGGGTATCGCGAGGGTTATTTCAGCACACGTCGAAGGTGAAAGTGATCATCCGACAAGGACGGTTCTTATTTTGCGCAAGGATTGACCGGATATAATGACTGCTCTGAGCGATACAAAGAGCGTGAAACGGGTCTCTCTTAAACCTGATTTTTCAGTGTCATAAAGTCTGCTTGTGGTTTTGCTCATCAAATGATGAATGGTTTAATGCATCTATGATGCATGCGTATGGGGGGATGTGATGATTGGCGGCTTTTTCCCGTTAGAATTTCCAAATTCCCCAGAAGCATTCACCAATACAAAATCTGTATATGATTTTTGGACGAAAGAGGCTCTGCAGGTTCTCAAGAGACGGAATGCCAGATCTGTTGTTGCTGCGCTATTGAAGGCGCACAATTGCAGGAGGTTATGGCTTCCTGCTTACTGTTGCCATGCGCTCCAATCTTTGGAGCAGATTGTCCAGGTGCAGACATATCCGATGGAAAGAGACCTGTCCCCCTGTCTTGCGGGGTTGGAAGGTGAATTGGCCAGGGGTGACGCCCTGCTCGGTATAAACTATTTTGGTTCTCCAGCCGCCGCTGAGTATGCCGAATTGCATGCCGGACATGCTGATGTGTTGTTTATTGAAGACTGCGCGCAGGATTTGTTGCCGGGCGCCCATTGGGGGGATTGGCGGATATTCAGTCCACGCAAACTCTTGGGGGTCCCTGATGGAGGGCTTGGAGTCTGCTTCTCAGATGATTGGATCGTCCCAAACCCCGTCCTGGCAACGCATTTCTCAAAACAAGTGGCTTCGGATATGCTTCCCTCGTTATTCAGATTCGAGGATTTGACTGGCGAGCACAACGAGGAGTGGTATTCTCTTTATCAAGAGGTAGAAGCCGGCCACTGCGTAGAGGGTCTGAATGGCGAACCGGCAAGGGGAATGGGTAGACTCTCTGAGTATATTCTCTCCCACTTTTCCATAGACTATTTGGCAGAACGAAGAATTTCCAATCAGATGGAATATTATTCTCGTTTGCCAAAAGGGATCACTTTGTACCCATCCGTTTTTGAAAAGCCTATGCTAGGTGTTCCTGTTGTGCTGAAAAGAAGAGATGAAATAAATACGGAGCTTTCACGAAAGGGTATATTCTGCGCCCGCCATTGGGAGTCTTTACCGACATCCTCATGTGCAGAGAGCTTGAACTTGTCCAAACAAATACTAACGCTGCCCAGTGATCATAGATATAATGTTTCAGATGTTGATTGTGTTGTGAACTCTTTACTTGGTCTCTTATAGACTCAAAATATATGTCTACGGAGCAAGGATACTACTCAAATGATTATTGCGGCAGCCTGAGTGAATTTGGAACACAATTCATTGGTCATAACAGTGGTGCTGGTTTTTTGAGACAGGAATTTTCTGGAAGTGTTGATTACTGCGGTCAATATCCCTTTGTATGTGTGAAATCCTGGGATGAGATACTATTTGATTTAGAAGACATGAAAAAAGAGGGAGGAATCTCAGCCGTCTTCGTAACTGACCCGTTTTTTGAAAAAGATGTCCCCATAAGCCTGGGAAGGTTGAATATAGCACGAAAATTTAAAAGACATTTTATAGTAAATTTAGATAAGGACTTGGATCGTAAACTAAGTGGTAAGAAAAGATATACGGTACGAAAGGCTTCGGAAAGTCAAAAGGTTCGTATCTTCAAGGGAAAAAGAGAGTACGCCCCTGTCTTTTGGGAATTGTACAGTGAGTTGATACGTAGACACAATATTCAGGGGATACAGAGGTTAAGCGAGAAGGCTATAGGCGCTCAGCTTGAAGTTGAAGGGGCCGTTGTGGTCGAAGCCTCTACTCAGGGGCGTATCGTGGGGGCGATGATTTGGTATATCGTAGGCGACAAGGCGTATTCCCATCTGCATGCTCAGTCTGCGGAAGGATACACTCTTCATACAAACTTTGCTCTTTATTATAAAATGTTACGCTATTTACAGGATGCCGGAATCAAGTACGCCAACCTTGGCGGAGTTCCGGGGCATGAAGACTCAAAGGGAAACGGGTTGGCTCATTTTAAATCGATTTGGTCTGATGAGGCCCGGTACTCGTGGTTATGTGGAGAAATTTTGGATCGGGTTGGATATGAAAGACTCACCATCGGGCTTGATGTGAATTCTGACAATTTTTTCCCGGCTTATCGATTTTAGCCAGACTGCGAGCCGTGTCTATGCAACATCGAACTCTAAAGAGACAAGCATCCAAGCGGCTGGGAAGCGTTCTGGCGCAACTGTCATCTTATCTTGAAGATATGCCGCTGCAAGAAGATCGGACAGTGGAACCGGATTGTTTGTTGATATGCGGAGCCCCACGCTCCGGAACGAGCCTGCTTTTACAGTATCTTGCCTCATCCGGTTTGTTTGCTTACCCCAGTAATTTCATAAGCAGGTTTTATTCTGCTCCTTTTGTTGGAGAGATTGCCCAGCAATTAATTCTTGATCCGAATTGTGATTACAAAGGCGAATTCGAAGATATCCAAGCCGGGCTTCTTCCTTTGGATTTCAATTCTGATCTTGGGAAAACGAAAAATGCTTTAGGGGTCAATGAATTCTGGTATTTTTGGCGCCGTTTTTTCCCCGGTCTTGAATATGGCGAAAGGCTTACTCACTCCGAGTGGGAAAAGCAGGGAGGTCAAAGATTCTGGCTTGAAATCCAAGAATGGCTAAAAGCTGCACATAAGCCGATTGTCATGAAAGGCCTGATGGCGAATTTCAGCATTGAGGTGTTTCTGAAGCATAATAGAAAGTGCAGGGTTTTGAATATTTACCGATCCCCTGTAGACAACATGGTAAGTCTATTAAATGCCAGGTTGTCTTTTTATAATGATATCGAAGCTTGGTACAGTTTCAAAATCCCAGATAGTATAGGTTGTAGCCCGTTGCCAGAAGAGCAGGTGGCGCTACAAGTCGCTTTTAATCAATTGCACTTGCAGAAAATATCGAATGAATATCCCGACCAGCGCGTAGTTGATGTTTCTTATGAGAGTTTTTGCAAAGCTCCTTTTCAGGTTTTAGAATCTCCTGTTGTCAAGGAAATGCTAGATTGCAATTCATGTGCGAATGATAATGCTAAAAGTATTCCTGTTGCTGAATTTGAGCCTCGTACTAGTTCCATCATGTCAGACTTGCCGGGAAAATTAGCAGATCGAGAGTACTTATTCGATGTGTTCAATCGTCAGAAAGAGCGCATTAATCGAGTTATTTATGGTTGATAGTCCGATAATTTTGATGTGCTCTGAACGCTCTGGCAGCAATTTGATCAGCAGGATATTTGATGCGCATCATGAAATATGTGCTCCAGCCCCAGCTCATCTATGGAGAATTTACGGTAGAAACGCTCATAAGTATCGTGTGGGGGATGAAGTAGCGTTTGCAGATGATTTTTCATCTCTCCTCCAACATACGCTTAATCCTTG
The sequence above is a segment of the uncultured Pseudodesulfovibrio sp. genome. Coding sequences within it:
- a CDS encoding sulfotransferase, with the translated sequence MQHRTLKRQASKRLGSVLAQLSSYLEDMPLQEDRTVEPDCLLICGAPRSGTSLLLQYLASSGLFAYPSNFISRFYSAPFVGEIAQQLILDPNCDYKGEFEDIQAGLLPLDFNSDLGKTKNALGVNEFWYFWRRFFPGLEYGERLTHSEWEKQGGQRFWLEIQEWLKAAHKPIVMKGLMANFSIEVFLKHNRKCRVLNIYRSPVDNMVSLLNARLSFYNDIEAWYSFKIPDSIGCSPLPEEQVALQVAFNQLHLQKISNEYPDQRVVDVSYESFCKAPFQVLESPVVKEMLDCNSCANDNAKSIPVAEFEPRTSSIMSDLPGKLADREYLFDVFNRQKERINRVIYG
- a CDS encoding HAD-IIIC family phosphatase; translation: MSELIKLILVDLDNTLWEGTLLEDGLENLRLNQPLLDRLTQLDEQGVLLAVVSKNHQGDVEKALSHFGIADLFISYKASFEPKSSGVRNVLSLVRFAPSACLFVDDMAWEREEVKSAFPEIRAVSPEEFLRLGLAPEVWAYASSPEVGNIRKLSYRNQQVRNRAEEEYSGSFREFLRQSGLLVKVAPATEMSADRISELTQRTNQINFSPTRYSPEQIRQLLVSTEHKCFIATAYDRYGDYGMMGFACLRFEKSQAVIQDLMLSCRIQGKSVESAFIAVLAEKAKSFGADSLIGLYKPTRRNGQISGAYQKLGFAQVGEKGEYQQFLISLGDAALPRPEHIRVVISEKPLQEAETGLPFIRNIVKECVVAGLLKGNILDIGAGWDGVLGDDCDEFLEVNGSKHTRLDIERFPRTDIVANAQDMVEIADGTFDSALCLEVLEHCTDPFALSRELLRVLRSGGTAVVSAPMNFSIHDTPGDYWRFTPDGLKLLFKGIARVISAHVEGESDHPTRTVLILRKD
- a CDS encoding GNAT family N-acetyltransferase, with product MSTEQGYYSNDYCGSLSEFGTQFIGHNSGAGFLRQEFSGSVDYCGQYPFVCVKSWDEILFDLEDMKKEGGISAVFVTDPFFEKDVPISLGRLNIARKFKRHFIVNLDKDLDRKLSGKKRYTVRKASESQKVRIFKGKREYAPVFWELYSELIRRHNIQGIQRLSEKAIGAQLEVEGAVVVEASTQGRIVGAMIWYIVGDKAYSHLHAQSAEGYTLHTNFALYYKMLRYLQDAGIKYANLGGVPGHEDSKGNGLAHFKSIWSDEARYSWLCGEILDRVGYERLTIGLDVNSDNFFPAYRF
- a CDS encoding DegT/DnrJ/EryC1/StrS family aminotransferase; the encoded protein is MSLSFINKLQRKVRTLSLRPRDNHNSKAACAVPPGKVDFSDVVTLLEEKVGFGALKLAHGFWEHCSMFLNDLKNAGVLDCEDREEWKSCFSKYSSMCPWELFVEITEILSNADKDPSFKIFVSCYGWRNGGDIEGTPMVGRSQVESAIDYFVQGKVELSDALFLKEAAYDLELDRLLKTIQDYDVIIVGPDYVRNFGYFAKFTNWSFVAVSERNAAWEREKILSAVEDRVLKAQGRYVVCLIEAGGATSAWLSYRLHKQFPDNAFLPMGQTLNLCNISKIENINWFKMYRREICQCIKQINPEWTLKDEAFTSESRYFDCIAEKRWECLVNGYDITGLALAEKEKISDLGEPPVAFIENKDIDFSIVQEVLGLSKGQNHWANFGPVSVLLEKYISQLIHLDCDKRVVMCKSGTEALLTLVSLANLKSGKRLRWVVSAFGFIASNIGVLSDAHVVDCDEDGILSFEDLLDIPIDSWDGVILTNPFGVGSDFSRITAYCNENGKELIVDNATALFTPTRNRNSSSEVVSFHQTKPWGQGEGGCAILPAEDEPSFRSLLNFGVGLDDNAREYARNGKISDFSCALIYQRLVRLPGWERGYILQARKVWKAVQDSGLQLLSGTNNNQITGHLPVLFDKPVSKSKIVNPVCTLRKYYNPLSNKHPRANDIFGRIVNVPCHPGMAAVSEDALRQLLIQLSLGDQ
- a CDS encoding glycosyltransferase family 2 protein, which translates into the protein MHYGRIKTTLRCLAQVFSIAPDAFVVVSNNGSSEEANELAAFAKDHSKRECLLRDAKDESLDWGTFLLARTIIVHNGGNLGFAAGCNVGVRLALQRNDIEHIWLLNNDTQPKAGSIEALLGCAAKHPDAVIGSTVVDMNAAGSNEEARIQVAGGVRYNPLSTRIYPAHEGASLLDLDSLPRPRLDYIYGASLFTSSEIFRKVGLLDESYFLFYEELDFCRRATMLGYGLHWCRESHVLHGVSESVGRPGSASNEQMRIAAFHEARSTILFTRRHHAGLLPFALLARLIVKPLWLVMRGEHQTIGPALRGVWAAFIE